AACCATAAATATTCAACTACTGAAGTGGTAGAACGGActtcttttcaagtttttctgTACAACCAGCTGATTGATTGACGGATGAACCGTTGATCTGTTAGCAGTGATCATTGCTTACCACCagcgagaaaaaaataataattaagaagatGGAGATCGGGGCTTTGAAGATAAAGCAGGTGGCATGTTCTTACATTCCCAAGTTGACTAAACCAGTAAAAAGCTGATAATTCCACACTAAAATCACACTCAGAACCTTAATCAAGCCATTACATCGCACTCTCCAAGCTTCTAAAGTCAGCAACACACCTAAGAAAAACTGAAGAGACAGTAAAGACTAAATTTAGTTGGACAACCCCAGCTAAATTTAGCGTATTAGTATACCCTACTGATACAAAACCCAAGCTAAAATTAGCAAGCAAACAAGATGAAGGTAAAGCTAATTGACAAACTATCACACTATACTTCaaccataaaattgaaaagaacagGCTATCTGTGACTAAATGAAAGTAATAAACACTAGGGATCACctcttaaaattattcaaatgatCTCTTGATCATACGATATGAACAAACTTTTCAGACTCGAAGTgcatagaagaagaagagctcTAAATCTGGAGGAGCAAAGAAAGCAATTGGTCTCCTCTGCAAAGAGCAAATCGATATCATCCTTTGCTTCCTCGGCGCTGGTGGGCATGTTTGAATCTCTGGTATCCGAAATCTCTCAGCTTTTGGAGTAGAGCATGCACTCGTGGAGATATCAACACCCTCGACATCTAAGCCATCGATCCTTGAACAGTCATCGCAGCTCGTGGAAGAGTTAGAAGGAAAATCCTGATCAATTGTTGATGCCCCTTTAATGCTCTTCGGCTTCACAGCCGCTCTTTTGTACTGGGTTTTTCTcgttgttcttgttcttgttcttgctcttgctcttttTCTACCAGTCGGAGCCATATTTGAGTGGAGAAGAGGAACTGTGGTGTCTACGATCTAGATGTGCGTGGCAAACTGATAGGGATATATATGTGGTTGAAGTACAAAGACAGATCGATATACTAAAACTGGCAAGAATAGAACTAAGAAAAACTTTACTTGCCCGTTATAGGTGAAAGCCCTGGACACAAAATATGAGTGCTAGAAAATTAACCTATTCAAGTGGTGGCACTTTAAAGCAAACTAAATTTGACTGAAAAGTGATAAAAAGCCGAGTGCATTACCATCTCTTTTGAAACAACCTTTTCAAGATCACGACAACTACTGCTACTTCTACAGGATTCATAAAAACCCCACCTAGATACGGAGATGACTACTACTGCCTTGCTCAATCCTTCAAAACCCAAATGGCGATTTAGATTTCTCAACCTAGTTTCAATGATCAGACAAGCCTAGAACAGGTACCGCTTCAACTCTTGGAAAGATATGAATATCTAAACTTATTCAAACTGtaattaatgaaaagaaaaacactaacCTTTACGCAATGAAACGCCAGGGACTTACTCTATGTTGAGAAACCTAGCCACAAAAGGAAAAATAGTAGCTCAATATTGAGCGTGTAAGACTAATTAAAAGCACATGTCAAAACCCTAGAGAGACTGCAGGGAGAGGACGAGCGAGGGAGCGAGGGGTTTAAAACCCTTTGAAGCAATCAAGGATTTATATTCTCTCTGCAAGTGTGATTAGGGTTCGGTCATCCTGCCCGTTGCCCGAGTTTTGAGATTGAGGGAGTGTACTAATTTCAAAATCTCACGGGTCTAGGGATTTGGGCAGGCTTGCCCATCACCCCAAACACTTGGCAGGTGATTAAGAtctgttttaaatttaatttttttttttatcacaaaaggatatttaatttcttttttaaaaaactttagtgTTAAGACTTAAATATTATACTCTATAGTTTTGATATAATCTTTTACGTGtaagattgatttttatttttattttttagggggGCAAGATCGGTACTGATTTAAGGA
This region of Populus trichocarpa isolate Nisqually-1 chromosome 9, P.trichocarpa_v4.1, whole genome shotgun sequence genomic DNA includes:
- the LOC7467368 gene encoding cyclin-dependent protein kinase inhibitor SMR9, which encodes MAPTGRKRARARTRTRTTRKTQYKRAAVKPKSIKGASTIDQDFPSNSSTSCDDCSRIDGLDVEGVDISTSACSTPKAERFRIPEIQTCPPAPRKQRMISICSLQRRPIAFFAPPDLELFFFYALRV